Proteins encoded together in one Nostoc sp. PCC 7524 window:
- a CDS encoding XisH family protein: protein MSARDIFHQVVKQALQKDGWYITHDPLTISVGGVNVSIDLGAEKLIAAEREGEKIAVEVKSFLEKSSAISEFHTALGQFINYRAALRRRHPERVLYLAVPLTTYKTFFQLDFPQEMIEENRVKMIIYDVEKEVIVTWKN from the coding sequence ATGTCTGCTAGAGATATCTTTCATCAAGTGGTCAAACAAGCTTTACAGAAAGATGGTTGGTACATAACTCACGACCCACTGACAATTAGTGTGGGTGGAGTGAATGTCTCTATTGATTTAGGAGCAGAAAAACTAATTGCAGCAGAACGGGAAGGAGAAAAAATTGCAGTCGAAGTCAAAAGTTTTTTGGAGAAGTCATCTGCAATATCAGAATTTCATACCGCATTGGGACAATTTATTAACTATAGAGCGGCACTGAGGCGACGACATCCAGAGCGTGTTTTATACTTAGCAGTACCTTTGACAACTTATAAAACATTTTTTCAACTTGATTTTCCTCAAGAAATGATTGAAGAGAACCGAGTCAAGATGATTATTTATGATGTAGAAAAAGAGGTAATTGTTACATGGAAAAATTAG
- a CDS encoding transposase, translating to MYEYRKLTPEQKAELIEERVKRGYPPHAPPYPVKDKRLYLLTATCYEHQCYMHTESRRQQLLNMIFDRFGDGGDEEESALALTTNITICAWVVLLNHYHLLVEVVNFDALSDLFRQIHGVTSRQWNLEDNVTKRKIWYSWSDRAIRSERHYYTTFNYIHYNPVKHGLVTSPYDWVESSVNWYLQVCGRQWLRDCWVKYPVRDYGQDWDL from the coding sequence ATGTATGAATATCGCAAACTTACGCCAGAACAAAAAGCTGAACTTATTGAAGAGCGCGTGAAACGTGGCTATCCTCCGCACGCGCCACCATATCCAGTAAAAGATAAAAGACTCTATTTGTTGACGGCTACTTGTTATGAACATCAGTGTTATATGCACACTGAATCTCGCCGTCAGCAATTACTCAATATGATTTTTGATAGGTTTGGTGATGGTGGAGATGAAGAAGAAAGTGCTTTAGCACTTACTACGAACATAACTATTTGTGCTTGGGTTGTTTTGCTGAATCATTATCATTTGTTGGTTGAGGTTGTAAATTTTGATGCCTTGAGTGACTTATTTCGCCAGATACATGGTGTGACTTCACGCCAATGGAACCTTGAAGATAATGTAACCAAGCGAAAAATTTGGTATTCTTGGAGCGATCGCGCTATTCGTTCTGAAAGACATTACTATACAACGTTTAACTATATTCATTACAATCCAGTCAAACATGGTTTAGTGACATCTCCTTATGACTGGGTTGAAAGTAGTGTGAACTGGTATTTACAAGTTTGCGGAAGACAATGGTTACGTGATTGCTGGGTTAAATATCCAGTGCGAGATTATGGTCAAGATTGGGATTTGTAA
- a CDS encoding XisI protein → MEKLAKYRKIIQQILQDYSQQKPDNGNIEVENIFDTERDHYQIVHVGWEGQDWIHSCIIHIDIKNEKVWLQWNGTEDDIAANLVTMGVPKEDIVLGFQSPFMRKFTEYAVG, encoded by the coding sequence ATGGAAAAATTAGCTAAATATCGTAAAATTATACAACAAATATTACAAGATTATAGCCAACAAAAACCTGATAATGGGAATATAGAAGTTGAAAATATTTTTGATACAGAACGTGATCATTACCAAATAGTTCATGTGGGTTGGGAAGGACAGGATTGGATACATAGTTGTATCATCCATATTGATATTAAAAATGAAAAAGTTTGGCTTCAGTGGAATGGCACAGAGGATGATATAGCAGCCAATTTAGTCACTATGGGAGTTCCAAAAGAAGATATTGTTTTAGGTTTTCAATCTCCTTTTATGAGAAAATTTACAGAATATGCAGTTGGTTAA
- a CDS encoding Uma2 family endonuclease, producing the protein MAAITINLNNVIRLSEDQFYQLCRDNPDVKFERNVNGELIIMPPTGGETGRYNAKLTTRFVLWNEQTKLGEVFDSSTCFKLPNGAERSPDVSWIKISRWNALALEQREKFPPIAPDFVLELMSPSDSLNQTQAKMEEYMNAGVQLGWLIDRKTRRVEIYRQGQSKEVLESPTSLSGEDILIGFTLDLQMIWS; encoded by the coding sequence GTGGCTGCTATTACTATTAACTTGAACAATGTAATTAGACTCAGCGAAGACCAATTTTATCAGCTTTGTCGGGATAATCCCGATGTAAAATTTGAGCGCAATGTCAATGGAGAATTAATCATCATGCCACCCACAGGGGGAGAAACTGGAAGATATAACGCTAAACTTACAACAAGATTTGTTTTGTGGAATGAGCAAACAAAACTAGGTGAAGTTTTTGACTCCTCTACTTGTTTTAAACTCCCCAATGGTGCAGAACGCTCTCCCGATGTTTCTTGGATAAAAATTAGCCGATGGAATGCACTTGCATTAGAACAACGGGAAAAATTTCCTCCCATTGCTCCCGATTTTGTTTTAGAGTTAATGTCTCCATCTGATAGCTTGAATCAAACCCAAGCCAAAATGGAAGAATATATGAATGCGGGAGTACAGTTAGGTTGGTTAATAGATAGAAAAACCCGTCGTGTAGAAATTTATCGTCAAGGACAATCAAAAGAAGTATTAGAATCTCCTACTAGTTTATCTGGAGAAGACATATTAATTGGTTTTACTTTAGACTTGCAGATGATTTGGAGTTAA
- a CDS encoding O-linked N-acetylglucosamine transferase, SPINDLY family protein, whose amino-acid sequence MLSLTTPNEWHYRAEKYLLTGNYSQAASLYEEAIAIEPDVKSYYWYLGLMLLLQEQDVEAQTTWLIAMMEGEPEQVELWNSELVIVLQTEAERQEELKEYSIAKKIRQNIKEFSPQDIHNLLHLLQLAIKLDVYTGEDLQELGIIEILQSQSIVEVNLELLLQSLQNLLTYDPLHPLTLNFVEECLPYCKNNTQDLLIILLPAALDIGYSQKQFSIAVKLCELYLNLSPNNTEFISHLSSLYQNIGQYEKGIASAKLLFSLVEEVADKVFANRQILRGLMSTGGHWEESYYVYQRQEKLIKFLIEDNHTQLDVSRIARLFNANFFTPYIEDNPINTRNIQNQLLQICQVNINNLEQEHIEKYSQGNLNRKTQKQINKKLNIGYLSHCLRSHSVGWLARWLFQHHDRDKFQVNGYFINTNPTLDPLHEWYLTKVDKTYKSNDYLQLADEIYQDEIDILIDLDSITLDTTCDIIALKPAPIQVTWLGWDASGSPSVDYFIADPYVLPESAQEYYTEKIWRLPHTYIGVDGFEVSVPTVRREELDIPNDAIVYFCGQRGFKRHPDITRLQLQIIKEVPNSYFLIKGMSDEESTRVFFEELADKEGVEISQLRFLPGVISESVHRANLGIADIVLDTYPYNGATTTLETLWMCIPMVTKVGEQFAARNSYTMMMNAGITEGIAWTDEEYVEWGVRLGKDEALRQQIAWKLRQSRKTSPLWNGKQFTREMEKAYTQMWEIYTSS is encoded by the coding sequence ATGCTTTCTTTAACTACTCCCAATGAATGGCATTATCGTGCTGAAAAATATTTACTCACCGGAAATTACTCACAGGCGGCTAGTCTCTACGAAGAAGCGATCGCCATAGAACCTGATGTTAAATCCTACTATTGGTATCTAGGATTAATGCTGCTGTTGCAAGAGCAAGATGTGGAAGCTCAAACAACTTGGTTGATAGCGATGATGGAAGGAGAACCGGAACAAGTTGAGCTTTGGAATAGTGAATTAGTAATAGTTCTGCAAACAGAGGCAGAAAGGCAGGAAGAATTAAAAGAATATTCAATTGCCAAGAAGATTCGTCAAAATATTAAAGAATTTTCTCCTCAAGATATTCACAATTTATTACATCTACTACAGCTAGCTATCAAGCTAGATGTCTATACAGGTGAAGATTTACAAGAATTAGGAATAATTGAAATTCTTCAATCTCAATCGATAGTAGAAGTCAATTTAGAACTATTGTTGCAATCTCTCCAGAATCTTCTAACTTATGATCCACTTCATCCATTAACGCTAAATTTTGTTGAAGAATGTTTACCATATTGTAAAAATAATACCCAAGATTTACTAATTATTTTATTACCAGCAGCCTTAGACATTGGTTATTCTCAAAAGCAATTTAGTATAGCAGTGAAACTGTGTGAACTATATTTAAATTTAAGCCCTAACAATACAGAATTTATCAGTCATTTGTCTAGCCTTTATCAAAATATTGGTCAATATGAAAAAGGTATAGCATCTGCTAAATTATTATTTTCTTTAGTAGAAGAAGTCGCTGATAAAGTTTTTGCTAATCGCCAAATACTCAGAGGATTAATGAGTACAGGAGGTCATTGGGAAGAATCTTATTATGTATATCAAAGACAAGAAAAATTAATAAAATTTCTCATAGAAGATAATCATACACAACTAGATGTCTCTAGAATAGCTAGATTATTTAACGCTAACTTTTTTACTCCTTATATTGAAGATAATCCTATAAACACTAGAAATATTCAAAATCAGTTATTGCAGATTTGTCAAGTCAATATAAATAATTTGGAGCAAGAACACATAGAGAAGTATTCTCAGGGAAATCTGAACAGAAAAACACAAAAACAAATTAATAAAAAATTGAACATAGGATATCTATCTCATTGCCTGAGAAGTCATTCTGTAGGTTGGCTAGCACGATGGTTATTTCAACATCATGACCGAGATAAATTTCAAGTCAATGGTTATTTTATTAATACTAATCCAACTTTAGACCCTTTGCATGAATGGTATCTTACCAAAGTTGACAAAACTTATAAATCAAACGACTATTTGCAACTAGCTGATGAAATCTACCAGGATGAAATTGATATTTTAATCGATTTAGATAGTATTACATTAGATACTACTTGTGACATCATAGCCCTGAAACCAGCACCCATTCAGGTTACTTGGTTGGGTTGGGATGCTTCAGGAAGCCCATCAGTTGATTATTTTATTGCTGATCCCTACGTTTTACCAGAATCAGCCCAGGAATACTACACAGAAAAAATTTGGCGTTTACCTCATACTTATATAGGAGTAGATGGCTTTGAGGTGAGTGTCCCTACAGTTAGACGTGAAGAATTAGATATTCCTAATGATGCAATAGTCTATTTTTGTGGGCAAAGAGGCTTTAAGCGACATCCAGATATAACTAGACTGCAATTGCAAATTATCAAAGAAGTTCCCAATAGCTACTTTTTAATCAAAGGAATGTCTGACGAAGAATCTACTAGAGTCTTCTTTGAAGAACTAGCAGACAAAGAAGGTGTAGAGATATCCCAACTAAGATTTCTTCCAGGCGTGATTTCAGAATCAGTTCATCGGGCTAATCTAGGAATTGCCGACATAGTATTAGATACCTATCCCTACAATGGAGCTACAACAACCCTAGAAACTTTGTGGATGTGCATTCCAATGGTAACAAAGGTAGGTGAGCAATTTGCGGCGCGTAACAGCTACACCATGATGATGAATGCTGGTATTACAGAAGGTATTGCTTGGACTGATGAAGAATATGTAGAGTGGGGTGTGCGCTTGGGTAAGGATGAAGCTTTAAGACAACAAATTGCTTGGAAGTTGAGACAATCAAGAAAAACATCACCGCTATGGAATGGTAAGCAATTTACCCGTGAAATGGAGAAAGCTTACACCCAAATGTGGGAAATATATACAAGTTCGTAG